The following proteins come from a genomic window of Miscanthus floridulus cultivar M001 chromosome 2, ASM1932011v1, whole genome shotgun sequence:
- the LOC136536255 gene encoding putative B3 domain-containing protein Os03g0619850, producing MEKREKELRAILVGQNGWRLKKTVMRERVSVIRITAVMARSGGSRTRMKKPCDCCKRYLDHLEQKNQNVSCFLGHMTANSKHSMVVPDRFVKQFGGRLSGTIKLESPNGNLYDVEVSEHLNKLMLRHGWEAFVDANHIEENDFLIFRHIEKSHFEVLIFDTDGCEKVFSCAGLRNTPCVQERSVDSVGISSSSCHDTTESSGSERSARSEKSGSSNHGKTAKMAATFSSSEESGEHVSLESYMKETSDGSPNSKDSGGPPEPSYILPEMSGLSRSQEKIIEAKVRAIKSEVPIYIAIMRKTNAAVSKLEFGKKYGAAHLPAREQTMVLQCKRKIWKVQMKVNSGHKRFLGRGWTTFVRDNGLQVGDLCLFELKNERKLTMEIHIISREQF from the exons atggagaagagagagaaagagctAAGAGCTATTCTGGTCGGGCAGAATGGCTGGAGGTTGAAGAAGACTGTTATGAGGGAAAGGGTGAG TGTAATTCGAATTACAGCTGTCATGGCTAGAAGTGGTGGTTCTCGGACTCGAATGAAGAAACCTTGTGATTGCTGCAAAAGGTACTTGGACCATTTGGAACAAAAGAATCAAAATGTAAGCTGCTTCCTAGGGCATATGACTGCCAATTCTAAACATAGCATG GTAGTGCCAGACAGATTTGTGAAGCAGTTTGGAGGAAGGTTGTCAGGAACCATCAAATTAGAATCCCCTAATGGCAATCTGTACGATGTTGAAGTTTCAGAGCACTTAAATAAGTTGATGCTCCGACATGGATGGGAGGCATTTGTTGATGCAAATCACATAGAAGAGAATGACTTCTTGATCTTTCGTCACATTGAGAAATCTCATTTTGAGGTTCTGATCTTCGATACTGATGGCTGTGAGAAAGTCTTTTCTTGTGCTGGCCTAAGAAACACCCCATGTGTTCAAGAACGAAGTGTAGATTCTGTTGGTATTTCAAGCAGCTCTTGTCATGATACCACAGAATCATCTGGAAGTGAAAGGTCTGCAAGGTCTGAGAAGAGTGGATCAAGTAACCATGGAAAGACCGCAAAGATGGCTGCAACATTCTCATCATCTGAGGAGTCAG GAGAACATGTTTCATTGGAGAGTTACATGAAAGAAACTTCTGATGGATCTCCAAACAGCAAGGATTCTGGAGGTCCACCTGAGCCTTCCTACATTTTACCAGAAATGAGCGGTCTATCTCGATCCCAAGAGAAGATTATTGAGGCCAAAGTGAGAGCCATCAAATCTGAAGTTCCCATTTACATAGCAATAATGAGGAAGACCAATGCTGCTGTCTCTAAGCTA GAATTCGGCAAAAAATATGGTGCTGCTCATCTTCCAGCTAGAGAGCAAACCATGGTGCTCCAGTGCAAGAGGAAGATCTGGAAGGTCCAAATGAAGGTTAATAGTGGCCACAAGAGGTTTCTGGGGAGAGGCTGGACGACATTTGTTCGTGACAACGGTCTGCAAGTCGGTGACCTCTGTCTGTTTGAACTGAAGAACGAGAGGAAGCTTACCATGGAGATCCATATCATCTCCAGGGAGCAGTTTTAG
- the LOC136538286 gene encoding uncharacterized protein, whose protein sequence is MATSSGSSRSLGTQESRWRRHGDSSSPIPYREGPLEYTPAVLCKCGAKAARFISWSDLNPGLQYLKCARARDGGCDFYNWVDSPNSSFKKQLLLDLRDTVKYWKRATGVAEQSLEDARMETARLLEGTTRENQRLKLELEGVVKYNEDRGAMFVAARTDVAIMQAEL, encoded by the exons ATGGCGACCTCAAGCGGATCCAGCCGAAGTTTGGGGACCCAAGAGTCGCGATGGCGTCGCCATGGCGATTCGTCCTCACCCATCCCCTATCGTGAAGGACCACTGGAGTATACCCCAGCTGTGCTATGCAAATGCGGTGCAAAAGCTGCTAGGTTCATATCTTGGAGTGATTTGAACCCAGGATTGCAGTATCTGAAGTGTGCACGGGCTCG GGATGGTGGTTGCGACTTTTATAATTGGGTGGATTCGCCAAACAGTAGCTTCAAGAAGCAACTTCTGCTTGATTTGCGAGATACAGTAAAGTACTGGAAGCGTGCAACTGGAGTAGCTGAGCAGAGTTTGGAAGATGCAAGAATGGAGACTGCAAGACTCTTGGAAG GCACAACAAGGGAGAATCAAAGACTGAAGCTTGAGTTGGAAGGTGTTGTCAAGTACAATGAAGATAGAGGTGCCATGTTTGTTGCAGCCAGGACAGATGTGGCCATTATGCAAGCTGAATTGTAG